A region from the Bacillus thuringiensis genome encodes:
- a CDS encoding TetR/AcrR family transcriptional regulator produces MTNHPKSRVDPRIIRTRQLIKEALIDLLQEMEISKITVNKIAERATINRVTFYLHYRDIHDMLEKMAQEMVEDIEKVLISTENLSDSSEDIEWLKLVDLLEYIADNAKFYKVVLGSRRTPIFTERLLNTLSDKITERTESHPFLVTKDIPKDIVIWYGSSALIGTIVKWLHRDMPYTPQFLAKKLYILFKSSNKEV; encoded by the coding sequence ATGACAAACCATCCAAAGTCCCGTGTAGACCCTCGAATCATTCGTACACGCCAGTTAATAAAAGAGGCTTTAATAGATCTTCTACAAGAGATGGAAATTAGCAAAATAACAGTTAATAAAATTGCAGAACGTGCGACAATTAATCGTGTTACGTTCTATCTCCATTATCGCGATATTCATGACATGTTGGAGAAAATGGCACAGGAAATGGTCGAGGATATTGAGAAGGTATTGATTAGCACGGAAAACCTCTCAGATTCCTCTGAGGATATAGAATGGTTAAAACTCGTAGACCTACTTGAGTACATTGCTGACAATGCTAAATTCTATAAAGTAGTTCTTGGTTCTAGGCGAACACCGATTTTTACAGAACGTTTGTTAAATACACTTTCAGACAAAATAACAGAGAGAACAGAAAGTCACCCCTTTCTCGTTACTAAAGACATTCCAAAAGATATTGTTATTTGGTACGGTTCTTCAGCTTTAATTGGAACAATTGTAAAGTGGTTACATAGGGACATGCCGTATACACCACAATTTCTTGCCAAGAAGTTGTATATACTTTTTAAATCAAGTAATAAAGAAGTTTGA
- a CDS encoding GTP pyrophosphokinase, with protein MLAYKFALDEMNTKINILKEEFQHIHDYNPIEHTTSRLKSPEGIFNKVLRKNIELSFLAIKDQVKDIAGIRITCSFRSDIYRLSEMLCNQKDIEVIECKDYIKEPKSNGYQSLHLIVKVPVYMSDREERVYVEIQIRTIAMDFWASLEHKIYYKYNNTVPERLTSELKEAATVATELDLKMEALHHEVRELKSNEEEKLTELHLAQNHFNIPMQLLEMVNKEISENK; from the coding sequence ATGCTGGCCTATAAATTTGCTTTGGATGAAATGAATACGAAAATAAATATTTTAAAAGAGGAGTTTCAGCATATTCACGATTACAATCCAATCGAACATACAACTTCACGCTTAAAATCTCCCGAAGGTATTTTTAATAAAGTATTAAGAAAAAACATCGAGTTATCTTTTCTAGCAATAAAGGATCAAGTGAAAGATATTGCAGGTATTCGAATTACTTGTTCATTTAGATCGGATATTTACCGTCTGAGTGAGATGCTTTGCAATCAAAAGGATATTGAGGTTATTGAATGTAAGGATTATATAAAAGAGCCAAAATCAAACGGTTATCAAAGCCTACACTTAATCGTGAAAGTACCAGTATATATGTCAGACAGAGAAGAAAGAGTTTATGTAGAGATACAGATTAGGACGATTGCCATGGACTTTTGGGCAAGTTTGGAACACAAAATCTACTATAAATATAACAATACAGTTCCTGAAAGACTCACCTCAGAATTAAAAGAAGCCGCTACAGTTGCGACCGAATTAGATTTGAAAATGGAAGCTCTTCATCACGAAGTACGCGAATTAAAATCAAATGAGGAAGAAAAGCTAACCGAACTTCATCTCGCACAAAATCATTTTAACATTCCAATGCAGCTGTTAGAAATGGTGAATAAAGAGATAAGTGAGAATAAGTAA